GACTAGCACGTGCCTGATATGGGACACAGATGAGATAAGCACTGTGGCATGGAAATTCAGAAAGACTCCTGTAATCTAGGCTTACTCTTTACAGTACAGTTTCTAATGCTTTGCCTGGCAACAATACTTACTTGGGTGAAGAAGGACAAACCAGGGGAAGACCCTCAGTTCTGGCAGTCATTTGTCACTCTCTGTATTGTTGTCATGACATGAAATGATATCTGATGGCTTTGTGAGATGGGATATAACATGTTGCACAGAAAGAGTCATATACTGTGTATATGTATACTTTGTATACGTACTGTGCCATGTATACAAAAAGCCCTTGTCTCCTCAGCCATCTCTCTAGAAGTGCCAGAAGGGAATAGGCTTTGGAAGCTACATCTGTGGAGACCCTGGTAGCAGCCTGGAACATACGTGCAATGTCATGGGCTAAAAGCCATCAAGCAGGCACCAATGTGGCACTGCAGTATGCACCAACGTGCAGGTGGTGAGGACAATCCGAGCATGAGGGCTGACATGCAAAATGGGGAATACCTGGCGGTATAGACACAGCTCAACAGCCATTTGGTTTCCTTTTGGTTCTGGCTAAGCACAAAAAAGAGGAAGTTTTCACCTGCGGTTTAGGAGGGCTAGAAATAGCAGGTGCTGTCTTTCCCTGTTTGGACTTTTTGTGAAAAGCTGGAGCAGAACAGAAGAGGACAGGACCATTGTAGAGAAGAATAGCGGCTGACACAAGACTTAGAACTAATTCAGAGATAATTTTCCCACTAACTTGCTACTACTGTTCTTCCTACTACCTTGAAGCCTAGAAGCACCCCACATGCCTCTAGTCAAAACCAAACTGGTTCCTTTAACTGTTCTTGCTTCAGATTCTCCTTTAGccagtgaggaaaaaatagagGTAGGGAACACAGACCCAGCCAAATCCAGGTGGGGGCACAGATAATGGATTATGTTTGGGCCTCCgatatttcttttgctttaattcCTGGTTGACAAAAAGAtaccatgggaaaaaaagcaaacccaacaTTTCACTCTGGAATACATTCCTTTTCTCAGTTCTTTTAAGAAACAGCaagcttctctttttctctaatGTAAATGAGCAGGCAAGCAGAAGGGCCTCTCAGACAGTTCTTGTTTTACTAAGAAAACCTTCACTACTTAAGCACTTCTCATGCAAAATCACTTATctttccagttttctctttcagtggAAATTTGGTTCAGAACAATGTTTCCTCTGATAAATCTCAGTCCTTAAATGCTCCCTCTTCAGGCAACCAATTTTGATAAAGTTGAGAAAGTGTTTAAGTAAGCCTAAGCtcatctcattttcaaaagtcAATTCAGAGTCTGAAGTCTCATGGAAAGCCAGCAAAACTCAAGGCTCCTTAATTAATGAGGTGTTTTCAGGCATTTTCCTCTTTGGCAGAATTCTTGTCTGACAAGAGAAAATGCACTGGGGGAAATGTGTCAAGTCCCAAGATGGGATAGAAAACATCCCTTCCACCAAAGGCATTCACTTCTTATGCATCTGCTCACTGTCTAGCACAGTAAGGTGTCCTGATGCTGCTGGGATGCTGTCTATCAGTTGAGCTCTGTATCATCTAGGAGGGTTTTACGATCCATCTGAGGGAAGACTTTTCTCCAACGATCATGCTGTGGAGGGAGGAAACAAAGTTTTAGGATACTGTGAATAGTTTTGctgaagcctgtgctggaggtATTCCTCTCTGGGAGATCGAGGGCAAATAACAGCTCTTGCATGGGCTACAGCGTGCAAAGGGGCCACGGAGGAGAATCTCAATCCTCTCCAtgctttttcacttctttcaaCTTTAAATTCCATGAGTggttaaaaatgtcttttgttcCATCAGTTTGTATTTCAGAGGTGGGTAGACACCCTGCTCCTAGCAGTATATGACCCATTTCTTCCCCCTGAGAGCTATGGGAGGTCCCAGCATCATGGCtcacagggaggagaggagcagacgTCCCTTGAGGCATCACCTGGTCACTAAAGGACAGGGCAGTCAGAAGACCTTTGCCATGACTTGGCAGTGCCATCATGGCTGCCTCACTTCCTTGCCCTGCCCAGATTCAGGTTGCAGGACAGCTATATGtaaggcagctctgctgcctgtcaCAGGACACAGTTTGGAGTTAGATCTGAACTACCATGAGCCACGGCTGGCTTGGGGCTTGTACAACCACAGGACCACCAACACAGCACAAAGATGCTCTATCTGCCTAAGAGACCTCTCCTTGGCAAGACTCCTAGGAACCACTGCAAAGAACCAGTGCAAGAGTAATAAAGAACTTACCCATCCCAGGAGCATTTTGGAAACAGTACATAATCCTTacctctgctttctctgtttcagtAAGTCCAGCTGAAGGAAGACCACTACTAAATTATAGTAGGTCTTGGTGCTGCTACTTCCACAATGTAGTGGTTACAAAGTCTCTATGAAATAATTAGCTCTCAGATGTTAATCAGGAAAGTGGTGGATTAGTATTGCACACAGCAGCTTCTTCACACTTCAGGTTACAGATTGGACGCTGGTAGGAAACAGGTAGATAGGCATCATAGGATAGGACAGATGCTGTGAGGCACAGGGTGGATATGGCAAATGGAAAGACTAAGATTCTTCCCTGGCCTTTGTGTACATTGGGACTTCTTATTTGTTGTGCATTTGTATATTGTCTGGTATAACTGGGTCCTGGTCTGTGGGCAGGGCTCcataatacaaataaataccaCCATGACTAATGACAGATCTTGTGTAACTGCCCCAAACTCGACAAAAGTTGCAAGCAGTCTGAGTCAGTGCCATTGTGTAAGGGGATAATTTCTGCTTTGGCAGTGTTGTGGCCAGCTGGAATTGTTCTCTCTGATAATTGCCAATCTGGATTTCTCCCAGATGGCAGCATCTCATAAAGAATATCTGAGAAGAGCTGTGCTCCGCTCTCTAATAAGGCTCCACGAGAGAGCTGTTCATCCCTGTCACCCCCTTATCCGTTGCCTCGGGCAAGTCTCCTGTCAATTTGCAGAATGAGTCGTtgctctgtgtttatttttcctttttattatatttctttttagaaactTGTATTTATAACCTTGGCAATGAGCCACACAGCAAGGAACAAACTGTTTTGTGACAGAAAAGATGAGACATTGTGCCCTGGACCAGCCAAAAGCAATGCCCCTGATCTTCCCTATGCTGTCCTCTAACCAATCAGGTTGTGTTTAATAAGGCTGTGATTCCCTGAGGCACTGATTTCTCCAGCAGAGAGAGGGTGAAAGCAGAGATTATGCTGTGTGTCCATCCAAGGGTCCCTGAGCGAAAACCTTTCTGCAGTATGCTACCATTTAGCACACAGGTATGTAGTGATTAAATAGCAGGGGGTAGCCAGCATGTACTTTTAATCCTGAGGCTCCTGGGACTTGCCAGCTCAGTGGATGCTGAGGAGAACAAGACTGTAGGTAGTGCAGAAATCAGGGATTATGCAAAATGTAATTGCTCTCCTGTGTAGCTGGCACTGCAGCATCTCAGCTCCTGATTGAGGTGATATTTGTTTCCGGTCTGCCTCTTCACCTTTTAACGTGTTTATCCATCATTACAGTACCCAAGTGCCTCGCAATCTAGAAGGTGTTTATCCTCTCTCAGCTCTCCTGTGAGTGCTGTTGGCCCTCTATCAAGGATGGGAAAACAAGATGCTGATTTATGTAAAGAGTTTGGAAACTGGTGGGGCTGTTCCTACAGGCTGTTAGATCTCTGACCTGAAAAGTAAGACAGAAACCTGTGGTACCTAAGACCCAGTTACTTTAGCAACTTTAACTTATTTTAACTCTGAAGCTTCTGGGAGCTTTGCAGAGAGACTGAGAAACTAGGGGGGATCCGTCACAACACTGGTGTTAGCGGGATCTGAAATGCAAGATCGACTCCACTGCTGGGAGTGTGTCTCTTGTGTTTCTCTGTTGCTTTGGTTCCCAGTCTAACACAGAAAGACCACAAGTCCCAGTTTAATAGGATTGTGCAGTTTTCCAGATAAGGTCTCAGTGTGTGAAGGAATTGTTTATTGGAGCCAGAAATCCCACCCCCCACACCATCATCACAACTGTAGAagttattttcctattttccttttcccccacccccagcttCAAAATATGGACTCAAGACATATTGCTAAAACCAATCTAAAATATTCAGTGTTCTCATGTGTGAGCTGGTATTCTATACTAACAGCTGAAAGCCAAATGCTTGTTAGAGGACACTCTCGAAAAAATACAGTCCATATGAAATCCCTCCTTCAGGagcctggagggaagggatgggtTGGAGAGAGCTAGTTTACTTCCCTCTAGGTCAGAGTGATGCGAGGACACATATtcaagttgaaatatttttttcatttatattcttttacTTTGCTACAAAATGTCCTGAAACACAGTGACTTCATCCCTCCTTGTCTTCGTGTTTAATCTGAACTAATCTTAGTTATCCATCCCAGCCAAGGCACAGGACACGTTTGCCTAAATCATTCATCAAATAATTCTGAACAATAAACAAATGCGCAAGAAACTGTTCGTGGACAGTTCACCAAAGGAGCTGTTTGCTGCAAACAGTCCAGGGATCTTTATGGAAATGGTCTCAAAAGCAGGGTCTGACGTAAGAAGTCCTGTCTCTATTGTTAGTGGTCTGGCTGGAGGGGACCAGTGAACTACCAACCCTCCACTTGGGAAGTCAGCAGCACACAGTGAGGACAGGCAGTCTGAGGGAATTTCTTTGAAGCAGACTTGGTATCAGGCTCcatcacagaaagaaatgtggGGGATCAAAATAACCTACTGGCTCAGCCCATCTAGCCCACTGCCAACACCAAGTTACCCCTGTTGGCTCTGTAGATTTCAATGTTTTTCCCAGTGCTTTCCTAATGGGACTTTCATGGCACCTCTTAGAAAATTTTCCAATATATTTCACTGCCCTAAAGTCTGCCCTGCTCTTTTGCCTACGTTTTCCTGCTTAATACTCTTGTTCCCACTGAGATATCCCACTGTCCAACTCTAAATAAAGTGCTGTCCCAGTTGTCATTTCCACCTGTCAAACACATCTAGGGGTTTTCAGCCAGCCTCTCTCAGACTTTGTTTACCTACATGGCACAGAATTATCCCTTTCAGACTTTTCTTAAGGCTTACTCAAGTCAATCCCTCTAGGctcataaaatgttttttcttgttagtCCTTGGTGTCCTTCCAAACTGTCAATAACTTTCTAGGAATGTGATGCCTGGCACTCAGGATGGTTCTGCACGGCCAGTGATGGTAGGGGCAAGGAAAGGTCTTTGGCTGATGGTGTCATgagagcaaaaggaaatgtttcttcaGGAAGTCTCAGGCTCTGACCATGCCATATGGCGGTCTGTGAAGacacaggaaagagagaagttAGGCAAGGCTCACAGCTAGCTCTAACCAAACCTGAGTACGGAAGTTGGGTTTATAGCAGTTTGCGATGTATATTCCCCACGCTAGGTACTGTGCCAGGAGTAATGCCCCAGTTTACAATCGCATAATGGAAATTACTTTCTTATCTATGGTAGCATATCCACCCCTCAGCTTTACCAGACATGTTGAGTGGTCTGTGAGTGGGTCTGGCTGGTGGTCTTTGTTTCTCCATATAACAGAAGCTGAAGGGAGGAGAACTTCCCATGAGGACTCAGAGGTGAAAGATCTAGGGCAGAGCCACTGCTACTCATCTCCCCCCTGCAAATTCTCTGCTCTTTCTGAGTGCAGAGGAAAGGCTGTTGCTATAGAAACCAGTGGGGAAAATGTACATTACaccacattttatatttttttccaaggacaCCCTTTAATCTGAGCCTGCCACcatgtatttttacagaaacaatAATGCTAATAAAACCCCTAAATGTAATAGTGatttcaaatcaaatcaaatagTCACCACTTACTTCAAAAACACCTCTGCCTGTAACCTTCTGCCCTAGCCAAGACACTGGGACAAGGCTAGCAAGGCAGCCCACAATATGGTATATGACAGGAGGGTAAATCGAAGGCAGCAAAAGCTGTGATGAGAGGTGGGGGGTGGGTCCTACAGAGGGGTAAGTGGTGGTTAATCTTTGAGGAGGGACAAAAACGCTAAGTAAAATGTCTTCAGATTTGACTTGTGTGTAGAGAAGGATGAAATAAGGGTAAAAGGGACATTTTATAGCATACACTTTAGcctacattttctctttctaaccCACCCAACCTCCTATTGCCATCCTACCTTTGAGCCCCCTTCTGAAGctctttgctcttctgctgcccttttaaaaattatcccACCATTTCCTACTTGCCTTTGTGATAATAACGAGCCCTTTCGCCTCCCAGAAAAACAGACCTATTGCACCCTGGGGTCTCAAGGAGACAATGCTCCTTGACAGCCTCTCCCTAGCATCAGGCCAGCCTGGTGGCAGCAGTCCTCCTGGGGATCCTTCAGAACAGAAGCCTAATTTAGTCCTCTGGATGTCAAAACAGGCTGTCGCTCTGCCCTTTCCAccctcaatttattttttacttaattCACCATGACCACTATTTCCTTCCTGATTTGTATGGACCCTGTGGCTTAACTAGATTTTGCCATTATTTATAGTAGCTCCTATAATGTGTTGACTTGTAATTTCTTCAGGACAAGGACTTTCTTGCTGGGTAGAACAATGTACAAAATAAAGCTCAGCCCTGTCTTGTTCCCAGGCCGTGACTGATCCTAAGTGAGGTatatgtccctgctcattgtcCTGGAAGTAAGTACACAAAAACCATCAGTGAGACTTTGTATCACTAATGCTAGGTTTTATATACTGCAATGTAGAACAAGGTAGCTATTGGAATAAAACAACTTAATTACACTAGGTAAGACCAAGTAAGGGTACAACTGCTCACAGCATCTTTGCTGGACTGATCCCTTTCTCCAGACTTGCCCTTAGTCCAGTGCATTTTCATGACTTCTTGGGTTGCAGTAAGTTCTGTGCAGGTCCCCTGAATCCCAAGGGGTACAAAAAATTGGTTCTCTTTCCATTGCCTCTGAGGCCTGGCTGTAGGTCTGCTCTTTGCTCCTTTCAAGGTCTCACTGTTTCTGCACACGCATAATAGAGTTTCCCATAAAGCCCTTGCCTGCTCTGTCTTACAGCCAGACACGTTCAGCGgttaggagggaaaaaacaattcccctttcctcttcctgccTTACCTTATGCCCCCTGTGCACACAAGTagctttgctctttgttttccaCTCCTAGCCCTTTTCACAGAACATAATGGCTGCTAACTGTGAATAAAAAACTGAGACACATACTCTCTGATTTAGGGGCTGTAAGCAGGTCTAGAGCCCAAATAATATATGAATATTAATAGAATGACTATAACAatataataaaagcaaaaaatagaTGTCCTCAGGAGCATGATAATCTAACTTCAAAAGCAATTACCATCAGTAACAAAATGCAGAGAGAAGACTAGGCTTACTTTAATAAGATTACCTGCTTATTGACATTTGTTTCTGTGGGTGACTGTAATGCTGCTTCACCTTCACTCCCAGCCAGTTTCTCAGATGCTTCTCACCCTGAGCATTGGCAGGCCAAGCTGGATTGTGAAGCAGGGGCTCACTGGCCTTCCCATGGGATCCAGCATATCTCTGTGAGCACTTGCTCCTTGGTCTTCAGCCTCACCTACACTTGTGCCCTTGCTGTCACTGCAATGTTGTTTTTTCATGCCCTATCTCTTCATATCCGTGGTGGAAAAAGCAGGAATGGGAGGAACGTGGAAGGGTGAGGAAAGCTGGTGTCTTTGTGGAGATGGAAGGACAGTAGGGAAAATAACTGTAAGGTCAGTGGTGTAAGACAAAGGCAGACACTTGATGATTATGGAGGCtctttaaaaattcagctttatCCAGCAAGCGAGGGAGAGCAGACATAGGCTCAGTAATGCAGCACCTGGGCTGTAGTGCAAGGAGTTCTCCTCTAGCCTCCTGGAGCCCCCGAATCCAGCCAGTGCACATACACTTCTCACTCTGTCTTCAACCCTGCCATGTCCCTGTGGCATATGAGTCGCAGAGCCTGATCACTGGGATGCACTTGGGTGGAGAGTCTTTTGGGAGGTAGGTGTGTGTTCAGGGGGACCAAGACTCATACAGTTGAGAGGTACAGATGGTGAGAtggagagactgctgagagcaACAGTGATATCTCTACAGGGACCACATTAAATTGCACCAGGGATGAGCACACCAGCTCTGTGCATGAAGGAGAGAGTGGTTATTTTCTTGTGTTGGAGGCAGCATGGGGAAGAGTAACTGTCTGCTTCTGCATGTGAGGATATCTGTACATGTAAGTAGATGTTCAGATAgatagagagagagaaacatgtAGGTACAGACACAGTTTTGTTCCAGACAGACAAATGTGGAGCCCTTGGTGTCTAGAGGACATAAAAGGCTCTTCCAGAACTTACTGGAGATCTCATCAGGGCTCTCAATCCACAGCTCACTTGCCTAGCTGCACCTgcacaacaaagaaaaaggacCTTCCTCATTATTCTTGGAGAAAGTAAAAAAGGATCAGGACACagctaataaataaaacaggttTAATCATAAAccatatacatatttatagatAGGGAGGGGAGCATGGTCTGGAAGGTGCTGCCCTGGCAACAGGAATAAAAGAGCAGTGTATTTTGCCAGTCAATATACAGTACCAATGAAGGGTAGAGCTGATAAATGAATATGAGATTTTGAGTCCCAGAGGCTAATTTTCACAGACAACCATCATTCTTGGTTTCCTATCAAATTATAGCATGAACTAGCTCACAGCTCTGCCAAGGACACAGCAAGGCAGATATAGCCAAGAACAGAATTTGAAGGTGAGGGAGGCACAAGATATCTGAAGGTCGTTCTGAGGTATATGTAACGTATATACTCTACTGTTGTGTACAGTCTGTGTGGGGCCATGCTTTGCCTGCAATTATGTGTGCACACGTCATTCCAGTAAGCGAGAGTGGTAAGCTCACATCTGAGAGAATATATTTGACTTTGAGGGCCTGCAGGAGCACATCAAACAACAAAGCCAGAAGCAGAACAGGGAGAGGGCTAAAGACAAGGAAGCCTGGACTGgtctgagaaaggaaagaagtgaaTGGATGGCCCCAGATTTATCTGGCCAGCCAGTTCAGCCCTGTGTGGACAGCCAGCACAAAGCTTCTGTTCCGAAGGACTTCTGCAGTGCAAAGGTTTCCATCAAGGCAACCTTTATCAGACAACAGGGAAAACCATGAACAAAGTGACTAGAGGCATGTTAACAGAAGAAATATGATGGGGCTGGCCCTAAAACCATTCAGTTCttaattttgaaggaaaaccaAATCTTGCCTCTGAAGTGGTCTAAGCCAACATAGGAATCTGGTCAGTCTCTGCTGaaacaggcagaggaaggaacCATTGCTTtggtggccagcagggcaaagGGTGGCATTTGTACTACGGTATTCAGAGTTGGTGTGGCTGCTTTGAGAAACAATATCACACCAGGCTTGCAAAGCAGTCAGATGTATTGGCTTTTTGCAGAACCATTTCAATTTCAATCAATGTACATATTATATagttttacagatgaaaaacacCTTTCACTGCTAGAAAGTAGACACTGTTTTGATATCAAACGCACTTGTCATCTGATTTTGCTAAAAACCCACCCccagtcaattaaaaaaaaaatcccaaataaaaTCTATAATACAAAACAACATTCATGTTGATGTCAAATGATAACTGTCCCAGCAAACATAGAATTAAGATCTTCTTAATGCAGGTCCCCTCAGAAGCGAGTTAGACATTGTCCATGTATAGAGTCCACTTCCAATCTGGGAAACTTCAGTAAGACTGTTGCCCTTTGAAATACAAGTcccattttttaaaggaatgctCCACACagtgcatgcacacatacacacagagaaacacaCACGCATACACATAATCTCCTCTATCTTATCAAGAGCTGCATACTGGGTAACTGTTAATGccttctgtgtgtttttgaCCTACTTTCTTTGTAAGGATGAGGTTgaaatttctttgcttctcaGGTCTGTATTCTTTAAACAAAAGGGGAATGAAGAGGAACTGCATTACAGAGAAATGCACACGCATCAGGCATCTGATTTTTCCCAGTTGTTTACAAGGATGATGTTATTTACATTCATGACTCAGCAGAATCTGCAGGAAGAGTTATCCTTTCTCCGTGTTGGGTTTTCTTGATGAACTCCATGAGCCCATTCTGTGCTTCCACAGACCGTTTTTCTTTAAGGCACTGCATGTGGATGActatggtctaggcaatcctgccccggcagggggattggactagatgatctttcgaggtcccttccaatccctaacattctgtgattctgtgtgattctgtgacttcagaTAGAAGTGCAAGCCCTCTTCACTGGATCGtgcatttttccctctcccttgaCTGACCTTCCCTGAGAACTTTTGATTTGATATACTTGAGGTCACTGTTGACGCTTGGCCGGCGAGCGAAGGGAGAGATCATGCCGTAGGCGTCCATGTCCTTGACTCGTCGCATCCGGAAGGATTTCTGTTGGAAGGTGTCACCATATTGGATGGAGATTTTCCTGTGGAGCGCAGGGCTCATCTCATGAGGTAGCTTGGCCATGCTGAAGAGGACATAGAACATCTCATCCACATTGGTGTTCTTCTTGGCTGAAACTTCGAAGTAAGCGCAGTTTTCATCACTGGAGACAAGGTTCTCACCTTCGTCTGAGCGTACCTTGCGGAAGATTTCACTGTGGTCATTTTTGTTGCCACAGATAACCATGGGGAGGTCAGCTGATTCCTTGGTCTTGTTCTTCAGGCAGGATTTGACCTCAAGGATCTGTTTCTGGAGCCTCTTGACCTCATCGAAGGACTCTCTGTTGTCCAAGCTGAATACCAGGATGAATACATCCCCTGCAATTAAAAAAGGATACTGTAAAAGTTTGTTGGTTGCACCTTGTATCAGAGGAGctaattttcaaaaagcaatAGGTTTATTTGCCATCTCTTccctgtattttttgtttggtcCTTTTGAATCTGTTCATTAAGCTTTAGTTCCAGTTCTTCAACTCCCCACTCCTTTCTGTAGTGCTATGGAAAAGACTTTTGGCTCTGATGCTACTTCAGCCATGTCTCATTGTGTGTTCCTAGGTTGCACTGGACTTGCAAATTATTGCCCATTTGTACTCTCTTTTGTAAACATGTTTCTATCTCAGCTTTGCTGCATTg
Above is a genomic segment from Nyctibius grandis isolate bNycGra1 chromosome 5, bNycGra1.pri, whole genome shotgun sequence containing:
- the RASD2 gene encoding GTP-binding protein Rhes, translating into MMKTMSGGNCTLNVPAKNSYRMVVLGASRVGKSSIVSRFLNGQFEDQYTPTIEDFHRKVYNIRGDMYQLDILDTSGNHPFPAMRRLSILTGDVFILVFSLDNRESFDEVKRLQKQILEVKSCLKNKTKESADLPMVICGNKNDHSEIFRKVRSDEGENLVSSDENCAYFEVSAKKNTNVDEMFYVLFSMAKLPHEMSPALHRKISIQYGDTFQQKSFRMRRVKDMDAYGMISPFARRPSVNSDLKYIKSKVLREGQSREREKCTIQ